A DNA window from Ornithinimicrobium humiphilum contains the following coding sequences:
- a CDS encoding MFS transporter, producing MSPLRRWSALAVLVLPVLLISIDMSVLGVAVPALSADLRPSASQLLWIIDIYSFLLAGLLVLMGSLGDRFGRRRLLLIGAPAFGLASVLAAFSTTPAMLLAARALLGLGGATLMPSTLGLLRTIFPARRERQLAVAVWAAAFSAGAALGPVLGGLLLEHFWWGSVFLVNAPVMVVLVVAAALLLPESRDPDPAPFDLPSAALVIAGLLLVVYALKTGVRHPDLTAALAFVVGAAVLAAFVRRQRRHPHPMIDLALFTRPGFSAAVLVNVLAIFGLLGMMFYLPQWLLLVRGLGPALTGWWLLPLAVATIVGSLLSPFVARVVPVRWVVVTGLLLLAVGYVAATRLGTGAGMGAFLAASLLVGLGAGLAETLTNDVVLTTAPPARAGAASAISETGYEFGGAMGTAVLGTLGMAVYASRLRDVEGVPADDLEAGRQTLGAAHEIAAGLPQGAGEALREASSLAFASGISVVSWVCAAAMLLAVVIAWRGLGGRVVDGADEVASVPEGAGV from the coding sequence GTGTCCCCGTTGCGCCGCTGGTCCGCGCTGGCCGTCCTGGTGCTGCCCGTCCTCCTCATCAGCATCGACATGAGCGTCCTGGGTGTGGCCGTGCCGGCCCTGAGCGCCGACCTGCGCCCCAGCGCGAGCCAGCTGCTGTGGATCATCGACATCTACTCGTTCCTGCTGGCCGGCCTGCTCGTCCTCATGGGCAGCCTCGGGGACCGCTTCGGGCGACGGAGGCTGCTCCTGATCGGCGCCCCGGCCTTCGGTCTGGCCTCGGTCCTGGCCGCCTTCTCGACCACGCCGGCGATGCTCCTCGCCGCCCGGGCCCTGCTCGGTCTCGGGGGCGCGACGCTCATGCCCTCCACCCTGGGACTGCTGCGCACGATCTTCCCCGCGCGGCGCGAGCGGCAGCTGGCGGTGGCCGTGTGGGCCGCCGCGTTCTCGGCCGGCGCGGCGCTGGGGCCGGTGCTCGGCGGACTGCTGCTCGAGCACTTCTGGTGGGGGTCGGTCTTCCTCGTCAACGCCCCGGTCATGGTGGTGCTCGTCGTGGCGGCGGCCTTGCTGCTGCCGGAGTCACGCGATCCCGACCCCGCGCCCTTCGACCTGCCGTCGGCGGCGCTCGTCATCGCCGGGCTGCTGCTCGTCGTCTACGCGCTCAAGACCGGCGTCCGCCACCCCGACCTGACGGCCGCGCTCGCGTTCGTGGTCGGCGCGGCCGTGCTCGCGGCCTTCGTCCGCCGGCAGCGCCGCCACCCCCACCCGATGATCGACCTGGCGCTCTTCACCCGGCCCGGCTTCTCGGCCGCGGTCCTGGTGAACGTGCTGGCGATCTTCGGGCTGCTGGGGATGATGTTCTACCTGCCCCAGTGGCTCCTGCTCGTCCGCGGCCTCGGGCCGGCGCTGACCGGGTGGTGGCTGCTGCCGCTGGCGGTGGCCACGATCGTCGGCTCCCTCCTCTCGCCGTTCGTCGCCAGGGTCGTGCCGGTCCGCTGGGTGGTCGTCACCGGCCTCCTCCTGCTGGCCGTGGGTTACGTCGCCGCGACCCGCCTCGGCACGGGCGCGGGCATGGGGGCCTTCCTCGCGGCCTCCCTGCTGGTCGGACTGGGAGCCGGGCTGGCCGAGACCCTGACCAACGACGTCGTGCTCACGACCGCGCCGCCGGCGCGGGCCGGGGCGGCCTCGGCCATCTCCGAGACCGGCTACGAGTTCGGCGGGGCGATGGGGACGGCGGTGCTCGGCACCCTCGGCATGGCCGTCTACGCCAGCCGGCTGCGCGACGTCGAGGGGGTTCCTGCCGACGACCTCGAGGCCGGACGGCAGACGCTGGGGGCCGCCCACGAGATCGCCGCCGGACTGCCACAGGGGGCGGGGGAGGCGCTCCGGGAGGCGTCGTCCCTCGCCTTCGCCTCCGGCATCTCCGTCGTCTCCTGGGTCTGCGCCGCCGCCATGCTGCTCGCCGTGGTGATCGCCTGGCGTGGTCTCGGGGGTCGGGTGGTCGACGGCGCCGACGAGGTCGCGTCCGTGCCCGAGGGGGCGGGGGTATGA
- a CDS encoding TetR/AcrR family transcriptional regulator, with the protein MTGRTRRPQVPVAQRRAQLVEAAIAVMRREGAWALTTRAVAAEAGVSHGSVHYAFSSKEELLRAVLAADTEAAAVLLTAVGVEGDPGEVLTRAFTAYADRLVADPDTELVLQELSLMGARDPALRPLVREENDAYRAMTARLLEDVASTAGTTWDAPVEIVAEQVLGILFGVAATWLVDRDDDRLRRTLADAARATAARLRTGAGA; encoded by the coding sequence ATGACGGGGCGCACCCGACGCCCCCAGGTGCCGGTCGCGCAGCGGCGGGCGCAGCTGGTCGAGGCCGCCATCGCGGTGATGCGGCGGGAGGGGGCGTGGGCCCTGACGACGCGCGCCGTCGCGGCGGAGGCCGGCGTCTCGCACGGCTCGGTGCACTACGCCTTCTCCTCCAAGGAGGAGCTGCTGCGAGCCGTCCTCGCCGCCGACACCGAGGCCGCCGCCGTCCTCCTGACCGCGGTCGGGGTCGAGGGCGACCCGGGCGAGGTCCTGACCCGCGCGTTCACGGCATACGCCGACCGGCTCGTGGCCGATCCGGACACGGAGCTGGTCCTCCAGGAGCTCAGCCTGATGGGCGCCCGCGACCCGGCCCTGCGCCCCCTGGTGCGGGAGGAGAACGACGCCTACCGGGCGATGACGGCCCGGCTGCTCGAGGACGTCGCGTCCACCGCGGGCACGACCTGGGACGCGCCGGTCGAGATCGTGGCCGAGCAGGTCCTCGGCATCCTCTTCGGCGTCGCGGCCACCTGGCTGGTGGACCGGGACGACGACCGGCTGCGCCGCACCCTGGCGGACGCGGCGCGGGCGACCGCGGCCCGGCTGCGCACCGGGGCGGGTGCCTAG
- a CDS encoding GNAT family N-acetyltransferase has protein sequence MHDTDRARPRVRPAGPDDAPRLAALLNSVVDEGDKTAIDHHLTPEEARDWFVDGPACRGCVLAEDGSELLGFQAVEVFQDDLPEGWADIATFVADGARGRGVGRALLTGTLAACPAHGIRTLRAVVRATNAGAQAFYRASGFEPVADAARGPSVVLARPVDAPTVG, from the coding sequence GTGCACGACACCGATCGAGCCCGTCCCAGGGTCCGGCCCGCGGGCCCGGACGACGCCCCGCGTCTGGCCGCGCTGCTCAACAGCGTCGTCGACGAGGGGGACAAGACCGCGATCGACCACCACCTGACGCCCGAGGAGGCGCGGGACTGGTTCGTCGACGGGCCGGCCTGCCGCGGCTGCGTGCTCGCCGAGGACGGCTCCGAGCTGCTCGGCTTCCAGGCGGTCGAGGTCTTCCAGGACGACCTGCCCGAGGGGTGGGCGGACATCGCGACCTTCGTCGCCGACGGCGCCCGGGGGAGAGGCGTCGGCCGGGCGCTGCTGACCGGCACGCTCGCGGCCTGCCCGGCGCACGGCATACGCACCCTGCGCGCGGTGGTGCGCGCCACCAACGCGGGGGCGCAGGCCTTCTACCGGGCCTCGGGGTTCGAGCCCGTCGCGGACGCGGCGCGCGGGCCGTCGGTCGTGCTGGCGCGCCCGGTCGACGCCCCCACCGTCGGCTGA